One window of Triticum dicoccoides isolate Atlit2015 ecotype Zavitan chromosome 5A, WEW_v2.0, whole genome shotgun sequence genomic DNA carries:
- the LOC119302483 gene encoding 2-alkenal reductase (NADP(+)-dependent)-like: MAAAAEVSNKRVILKRYVTGFPSEDDMELVPATARLAVPRGSNAVVVKNLYLSCDPYLRSRMSGNDEPSHVPDFVQGEVLTTLGVSKVVESGHQDYKPGDLVWGLTGCEEYTLITNLESHFKINHPELPLSYYTGVLGMPGLTAYVGFFDVAKPKKGEYVFVSAASGAVGQLVGQLAKISGCYVVGSAGSDEKVNLLKTKFGFDDAFNYKKEQDLDATLKRCFPEGIDIYFENVGGAMLDAVLLNMRLHGRVSVCGLISQYNLEQSEGVRNLFCIITKRIRMEGFIVTDHYGTYRKFEEEMAGYLKDGKITYVEDVAEGIESFPTALIGLFYGRNVGKQLVAVARE, from the exons atggcggcggcggcggaggtgagcaACAAGAGGGTGATCCTGAAGCGCTACGTGACGGGGTTCCCCTCCGAGGACGACATGGAGCTCGTCCCGGCGACGGCGCGCCTGGCCGTGCCGCGGGGGTCGAACGCCGTGGTGGTCAAGAACCTCTACCTCTCCTGCGACCCCTACCTGCGCAGCCGGATGTCCGGGAACGACGAGCCCAGCCACGTCCCGGACTTCGTCCAGGGGGAG GTTTTAACTACTTTAGGCGTAAGCAAGGTGGTGGAATCCGGGCACCAGGATTACAAGCCCGGCGATCTGGTGTGGGGGTTGACAGGATGTGAAGAGTACACTTTGATCACTAATCTGGAGTCGCATTTCAAGATCAACCATCCTGAATTGCCGCTGTCATACTACACAGGAGTTCTTG GCATGCCTGGCCTTACTGCCTATGTTGGATTTTTTGACGTGGCCAAGCCAAAAAAGGGCGAGTATGTCTTTGTGTCGGCAGCGTCAGGCGCCGTTGGACAGCTTGTCGGGCAGCTTGCCAAGATTTCTGGCTGCTATGTGGTTGGCAGTGCCGGTTCTGATGAGAAG GTCAACCTCCTAAAAACAAAGTTTGGGTTTGATGATGCCTTCAACTACAAGAAGGAGCAGGACTTGGACGCCACACTGAAGAG ATGCTTCCCAGAGGGCATCGACATCTACTTCGAGAACGTGGGTGGCGCGATGCTGGACGCGGTGCTTCTCAACATGAGGCTGCATGGGCGGGTGTCCGTGTGCGGGTTGATCTCGCAGTACAACCTGGAGCAGAGCGAGGGCGTGCGCAACCTTTTCTGCATCATCACCAAGCGCATCCGCATGGAGGGGTTCATCGTGACGGATCACTATGGCACTTACAGAAAGTTCGAAGAGGAGATGGCCGGCTACCTCAAGGACGGGAAGATCACCTACGTGGAGGACGTCGCCGAGGGGATCGAGAGCTTCCCGACGGCGCTCATCGGGC